One Punica granatum isolate Tunisia-2019 chromosome 3, ASM765513v2, whole genome shotgun sequence genomic window carries:
- the LOC116199008 gene encoding beta-glucosidase 12-like: protein MKMEEDLAFGTISPTRTQKKIADGSNGDVAVDQYHKYKEDVGIMKEMGLDAYRFSISWSRILPRIQPYVTLFHWDLPQTLDDEYGGFLSPRIVDDYRDFADFCFKEFGDRVKYWITFNKPWTYCNFGYATGSLAPGRCSAWQNLNCTGGDSGTEPYLVAHHLLLAHASAVKLYKEKYETSQKGVIGITLVSHWFEPYSNSGKDRNAALRALDFMLGWALDPLIYGDYPYSMRSLAGSRLPKFSHEQSAIVKGSFDFNRMNYYTANYAKDAPQLGNTNPSYTTDSGANLSTERNGVPIGAPDALNTFFSYPKGIRKLMLYIKNKYGNPLIFITENGVDEFNNSTLPLKQQLYDPMRIDYYYKHLSYLLRAIKEGANVKGYFAWSLLDNFEWGSGYTVRFGINYVDYQNRLKRYPKYSAFWFKSFLKKY from the exons ATGAAGATGGAAGAGGACCTAGCATTTGGGACAATTTCACCCACACGTACCCAG AAAAAAATAGCTGATGGGAGTAATGGAGATGTTGCTGTTGACCAATACCACAAATACAAG GAAGATGTCGGCATCATGAAGGAGATGGGTTTAGATGCTTATAGATTTTCAATCTCATGGTCCCGAATATTACCAA GAATTCAACCCTATGTGACTTTATTTCATTGGGACCTTCCCCAAACTTTAGATGATGAGTATGGCGGCTTCTTGAGTCCTCGCATAGT GGATGATTATCGAGATTTTGCGGATTTTTGCTTCAAAGAGTTTGGTGATCGGGTGAAGTACTGGATAACATTTAATAAGCCATGGACCTACTGTAATTTCGGCTATGCCACAGGATCATTGGCCCCCGGCCGATGTTCTGCTTGGCAAAATCTAAACTGCACTGGTGGGGATTCAGGCACTGAGCCGTATTTAGTAGCGCACCATCTACTTCTTGCACATGCATCAGCTGTTAAACTgtacaaagaaaaatatgag ACATCCCAAAAGGGGGTAATCGGGATCACGCTGGTGTCTCATTGGTTTGAGCCTTACTCGAATTCAGGAAAAGATCGCAACGCTGCATTACGAGCCCTGGATTTCATGCTCGGCTG GGCCTTGGACCCGCTAATATATGGCGACTACCCATATAGCATGCGCTCTCTTGCAGGGAGTAGGCTTCCTAAATTCTCGCATGAACAGTCTGCAATTGTGAAGGGGTCGTTTGATTTCAATCGAATGAACTACTACACCGCTAATTATGCAAAAGATGCCCCTCAGCTTGGAAATACAAATCCAAGCTACACAACGGATTCTGGGGCCAATCTTTCAA CTGAGCGAAATGGAGTTCCAATCGGTGCTCCG GACGCGTTGAATACGTTCTTCTCTTATCCAAAGGGAATACGGAAGCTTATGCTTTATATAAAGAATAAATATGGCAATCCACTTATTTTCATCACCGAGAACG GAGTCGATGAGTTCAACAACTCTACTCTACCACTCAAGCAACAACTATATGATCCGATGAGGATAGACTATTATTATAAGCATCTGTCCTACCTTCTGAGAGCAATCAA GGAAGGTGCCAATGTGAAAGGCTACTTTGCATGGTCGTTGCTGGACAACTTTGAGTGGGGCAGTGGTTACACTGTTCGGTTCGGCATCAACTATGTAGATTACCAGAATCGACTTAAAAGATATCCAAAGTACTCAGCCTTCTGGTTCAAGAGTTTTCTCAAAAAGTACTAG
- the LOC116200557 gene encoding uncharacterized protein LOC116200557, producing the protein MAADMAELMALLRASNRTSSNSTPPPGYGPTVDPNPWVPPTHAPEGIEAPAIHAPAGLPANVPPPSMTLPAAIPLPPSNPTTLIPPPMSIPVPAPVYAAPLPMVFPAQSPHAPAHTSEPLPFQAPQPHISFTYPTLPPLNIPIPEPGTPTQAVPIAPPTNFLQETGTEQEQRLKKMEENIKALQSGGPRLDAGDCDWSLFPGMRLPAKIKVPEFQRYHGTTDPRHHLRHYRGKMLQYWDYEEFVIHTFQDSLAGVALDWYMSLKAADIPTWTDLSGKFIDQYKYCAETPPTMLELSTMEMAEDQGFEAYAVKWRARAAKHVPPISEAQQIQLFHSTLRGAYYLHLLAHTSSFSNLIDAGRKLDIGVKLGKIEGPAEKKERESSKKVATGTPSAGNRRGRDASVNAVNSGRQAPQQYSINYTPAPPTTQAYAPPPMHYQQQLPAQQVYYSAPPASFPLPASHNYVPVPPPIQQSRPPASRTPQPVQRAPAPQDHRGTAPRRKQFTPLPAPLSHIYRQLLAGNRIRSVVPNPDFDPTIQDQSRRCEYHQGAPGHTIDDCWKLREKIQAMIDGKQLTFNAVKPPNVQANPFPDHGSSSGPSINMISVCAIGEYETGQEPSAPFVIEYVPAETGIGYAGFDATPAPFVIDVPAREPYQDSKVPWTYEGSVGNLERQFSVMGVTRSGRVYENPEAANKGNAPAVTLGIAPEATPIPQKKVTEEEAEALMKIIKASEYKVVEQMGKSPAHISLLALLLGSEPHREALLKVLTAAQVPKETALGLIEETIGSIFSNNISFSDDELPPEGYAHSRALHIVCKCNNFVVGRVMIDNGSALNVCPVSTLKQMNVDLNHIRPSKTAVRAFDGSRREVNGEIDLLIEVGPCSFSITFQVLDIPNAFSLLLGRPWIHFAGAVPSTLHQKLKFIVEERLITVKGEEDYAIYKETVVPYISIGDDHNLPFHSFDTISVIRDYGKAGTAPPRI; encoded by the coding sequence ATGGCCGCCGACatggccgagctcatggccctGCTCAGAGCTTCAAACCGCACCTCCTCGAATTCTACTCCGCCTCCAGGGTATGGGCCAACGGTCGACCCAAACCCTTGGGTCCCGCCGACCCATGCTCCGGAAGGTATTGAAGCGCCTGCGATACACGCACCGGCGGGCCTCCCAGCCAACGTCCCTCCGCCATCAATGACTCTCCCGGCAGCCATTCCTCTCCCACCGTCGAACCCGACCACTCTTATACCGCCGCCGATGTCCATACCGGTTCCGGCACCCGTTTACGCGGCTCCTCTGCCGATGGTCTTCCCGGCGCAGAGCCCCCACGCTCCTGCTCACACATCCGAGCCTCTCccattccaagctccacaaccccacaTCAGCTTTACTTACCCAACTCTACCTCCCCTAAACATTCCCATccctgaaccgggcacgccaacCCAGGCTGTCCCCATAGCTCCACCGACAAACTTTCTCCAGGAAACGGGGACTGAGCAGGAGCagagattgaagaagatggaagagaaCATCAAAGCCTTACAATCAGGCGGCCCTCGCCTCGATGCCGGCGATTGCGAttggagtcttttcccgggTATGCGGCTACCCGCGAAGATTAAGGTGCCTGAATTCCAAAGGTACCATGGCACGACCGACCCCcgtcaccatctccgtcactacagGGGAAAGATGCTGCAGTACTGGGACTACGAAGAGTTCGTCATCCACACGTTCCAGGACAGTTTGGCGGGAGTGGCTCTCGATTGGTACATGTCGCTGAAAGCCGCGGATATCCCTACATGGACGGACCTTTCGGgcaaattcatcgaccagtacaaGTACTGTGCAGAAACGCCTCCGACCATGTTGGAGCTCAGTACAATGGAGATGGCCGAGGATCAGGGCTTCGAGGCCTACGCAGTAAAGTGGAGGGCTAGAGCGGCGAAACATGTCCCCCCGATTAGTGAGGCGCAGCAGAtccaattattccactctaccCTCAGAGGGGCCTACTACTTGCACCTGTTGGCTCACACGTCTTCATTCTCCAACCTTATCGAcgccgggagaaagctcgatATTGGCGTTAAGCTCGGCAAGATAGAAGGACCGGccgagaagaaagagagagagtccTCGAAGAAGGTTGCTACTGGGACACCCTCCGCGGGAAACAGGAGAGGAAGAGACGCGTCCGTCAATGCCGTTAACTCAGGGCGCCAGGCCCCCCAACAGTATTCCATCAATTACACGCCCGCACCACCGACCACTCAGGCGTATGCCCCACCTCCGATGCATTATCAGCAGCAACTCCCAGCGCAACAAGTATATTATTCCGCCCCGCCGGCCTCCTTTCCGTTGCCGGCCTCGCACAATTACGTCCCTGTTCCTCCTCCGATCCAACAAAGCAGGCCTCcggcttcgagaactcctcagccggtgcaacgggctccggccccgcaagACCATCGAGGCACCGCGCCGCGGCGCAAACAATTCACACCCCTTCCGGCCCCGCTCTCCCACATATACCGGCAACTCCTCGCAGGCAATAGGATTAGATCAGTAGTGCCTAACCCCGATTTCGACCCCACCATTCAGGATCAAAGTCGGCGCTGCGAGTACCATCAGGGCGCACCCGGTCACACCATCGACGATTGTTGGAAGCTGCGGGAGAAGATCCAAGCTATGATTGATGGCAAACAACTCACGttcaacgccgtcaaaccTCCGAACGTGCAAGCTAATCCTTTTCCCGATCACGGGTCAAGCTCGGGACCCAGCATTAACATGATCAGTGTTTGCGCCATAGGGGAGTACGAGACCGGGCAGGAGCCATCCGCCCCCTTCGTAATCGAATATGTGCCTGCGGAAACCGGTATAGGGTACGCGGGGTTTGATGCCACGCCCGCCCCATTCGTGATAGATGTCCCTGCACGAGAGCCATATCAAGATAGCAAGGTTccgtggacctacgaagggAGTGTCGGGAACCTCGAGCGTCAATTCagcgtcatgggcgtgacgcgcTCGGGACGAGTGTATGAAAACCCGGAGGCCGCGAACAAAGGAAATGCGCCTGCTGTGACATTAGGAATCGCCCCGGAAGCTACGCCGATCCCACAaaagaaggtgaccgaagaGGAAGCCGAGGCTCTTATGAAGATCATCAAGGCAAGCGAGTATAAGGTTGTTgaacaaatgggcaagtctccggcccacatctcactACTCGCCCTTCTCTTGGGTTCGGAGCCACATCGTGAAGCGCTCCTGAAGGTCCTAACGGCAGCACAGGTCCCTAAGGAGACGGCTCTAGGTCTCATTGAAGAGACCATTGGATCGATCTTCTCCaacaatatttcattttcggaTGACGAGCTTCCCCCCGAAGGATACGCACACtcacgggcgttgcacatcgtctgcaagtgcaataacTTCGTGGtgggccgggtcatgattgacaacggtTCGGCTCTCAATGTATGTCCTGTTTCCACcctgaagcagatgaatgtggatttGAATCATATTCGTCCGAGCAAGACAgcggttcgagccttcgatggctcgCGGAGAGAAGTAAACGGAGAGATCGACCTTTTGATCGAGGTAGGTCCTTGTTCATTCAGCATCACTTTCCAGGTCCTCGACATCCCCAATGCCTTCAGCttgctgctcgggaggccatgGATCCATTTTGCGGGCGCAGTCCCTTCCACCTTGCACCAAAAGCTTAAGTTCATCGTGGAAGAGCGACTCATCACGGTCAAAGGTGAAGAGGACTATGCGATTTATAAGGAGACGGTTGTCCCCTACATCAGTATTGGGGACGATCATAACCTCCCCTTCCACTCGTTCgacaccatctccgtcatccgagactacggaaagGCCGGTACGGCACCTCCTCGGATTTAG